The proteins below are encoded in one region of Micromonospora sp. DSM 45708:
- a CDS encoding GuaB1 family IMP dehydrogenase-related protein encodes MRFLHGAVPAHDLTYNDVFMAPNRSEVGSRLDVDLSSGDGTGTTVPLVVSNMTAVAGRRMAETVARRGAVAVIPQDIPIEVVANVVGWVKQRHLVHDTAITLGPTDTVGDAIHLLPKRAHGAVVVVDADGRPMGVVTEADTVGVDRFAQLRHVMSTELHTVPADADPRTGFERLSAGRRRLAPVVDAEGRLVGVLTRAGALRATLYTPAVDDGGRLRIAAAVGINGDVTGKAAALLEAGVDTLVVDTAHGHQERMVQALRAVRKLDPAVPVAAGNVVTADGVRDLVEAGADIVKVGVGPGAMCTTRMMTGVGRPQFSAVLDCAAAARSLGRHVWADGGVRHPRDVALALAAGASNVMIGSWFAGTYESPGDLYTDADGRRYKESFGMASSRAVSARTAEDSAFDRARKAIFEEGISSARMYLDPTRPGVEDLIDEIVSGVRSAFTYAGARSLDEFHERALVGVQSTAGYTEGMPLPTSW; translated from the coding sequence GTGCGGTTCCTTCATGGCGCGGTCCCCGCGCACGACCTGACCTACAACGACGTCTTCATGGCGCCCAACCGTTCGGAGGTGGGCTCCCGCCTCGACGTCGACCTGTCCTCCGGCGACGGCACCGGCACCACGGTGCCGCTGGTGGTGTCGAACATGACAGCGGTCGCCGGCCGGCGGATGGCCGAGACGGTCGCCCGGCGTGGCGCGGTCGCGGTGATCCCGCAGGACATCCCGATCGAGGTCGTCGCCAACGTGGTCGGCTGGGTCAAGCAGCGGCACCTGGTGCACGACACGGCGATCACGCTCGGCCCGACCGACACCGTCGGCGACGCCATCCACCTGCTGCCCAAGCGCGCGCACGGCGCGGTGGTCGTGGTCGACGCCGACGGACGGCCGATGGGCGTGGTGACCGAGGCGGACACCGTGGGGGTGGACCGCTTCGCCCAGCTCCGGCACGTGATGTCGACCGAGCTGCACACCGTGCCGGCGGACGCGGACCCGCGTACCGGATTCGAGCGGCTCTCCGCGGGCCGGCGACGGCTCGCCCCGGTGGTGGACGCCGAGGGCCGCCTGGTCGGCGTGCTGACCCGGGCCGGCGCGCTGCGCGCCACGCTCTACACGCCGGCGGTGGACGACGGGGGCCGGCTGCGCATCGCCGCGGCGGTGGGCATCAACGGCGACGTCACCGGCAAGGCCGCCGCGCTGCTGGAGGCCGGGGTGGACACGCTGGTCGTGGACACCGCGCACGGCCACCAGGAGCGGATGGTGCAGGCGCTGCGGGCGGTCCGCAAGCTCGACCCGGCCGTCCCGGTCGCGGCCGGCAACGTGGTCACCGCGGACGGGGTACGCGACCTCGTCGAGGCCGGCGCCGACATCGTGAAGGTCGGCGTCGGGCCGGGCGCGATGTGCACCACCCGGATGATGACCGGGGTGGGCCGACCGCAGTTCTCCGCGGTGCTCGACTGCGCGGCGGCGGCCCGCTCGCTGGGCCGACACGTCTGGGCCGACGGCGGCGTCCGTCACCCGCGCGACGTGGCGCTGGCGCTGGCCGCCGGCGCCTCGAACGTGATGATCGGTTCCTGGTTCGCCGGCACCTACGAGTCCCCCGGCGACCTCTACACCGACGCCGACGGCCGGCGGTACAAGGAGAGCTTCGGCATGGCCTCGTCCCGGGCGGTGAGCGCCCGGACCGCCGAGGACAGCGCGTTCGACCGGGCCCGGAAGGCGATCTTCGAGGAGGGCATCTCCTCCGCCCGGATGTACCTCGACCCGACCCGGCCCGGCGTCGAGGACCTGATCGACGAGATCGTCTCCGGGGTGCGCAGCGCGTTCACCTACGCGGGCGCGCGCAGCCTGGACGAGTTCCACGAGCGGGCGTTGGTCGGGGTGCAGAGCACGGCCGGCTACACCGAGGGCATGCCGCTGCCGACGAGCTGGTGA
- a CDS encoding MarR family winged helix-turn-helix transcriptional regulator, producing the protein MGPLVRFPDALQHAPLGRLISIAGHVVEQHWGRYLAEHHGLTSAGMRVLMILLRSGEATHREMAELCFVRPATLTGIVDTLERDGFVSRRRVPEDRRTVRLTLTDKGHEHARAIIDMIHSDRPLTSVDADPAKRAIIREFLTEIITGMSDGDLRRLNRDSESDTESPTGRHPC; encoded by the coding sequence ATGGGACCGCTCGTCCGCTTCCCCGACGCGTTGCAGCACGCGCCGCTCGGCCGGCTCATCTCCATCGCCGGCCACGTCGTCGAGCAGCACTGGGGGCGCTACCTGGCCGAGCACCACGGCCTCACCTCCGCCGGCATGCGGGTGCTGATGATCCTGCTGCGCTCCGGCGAGGCCACCCACCGGGAGATGGCCGAGCTGTGCTTCGTCCGACCGGCGACGCTCACCGGCATCGTGGACACGCTGGAGCGGGACGGCTTCGTCAGCCGGCGGCGCGTCCCCGAGGACCGGCGCACCGTCCGGCTCACGCTCACCGACAAGGGGCACGAGCACGCCCGCGCCATCATCGACATGATCCACAGCGACCGCCCGCTGACGTCGGTCGACGCCGACCCGGCCAAGCGCGCGATCATCCGCGAATTCCTGACCGAAATCATCACCGGCATGTCCGACGGGGACCTCCGTCGGTTGAACCGGGACAGCGAGTCCGACACCGAGTCGCCAACGGGGAGACATCCGTGCTGA
- a CDS encoding ABC transporter ATP-binding protein encodes MLIRLLQTHLRPYRRPLAAVVALQFVGTMASLYLPSLNADIIDRGVARGDTDQILRTGGWMLVVSLLQIACSIAAVYLGARTAMGFGRDVRGAIFGHVNRFSAREVARFGAPSLITRNTNDVQQVQMLVLLSCTMLVAAPIMSIGGVVMALREDVGLSWLMLVCVPVLAVALGLIIRRMVPGFRLMQTRIDTVNRVLREQITGIRVVRAFVREPYETDRFAVANTELTATALRIGRLQALIFPIVMLVLNVSSVAVLWFGAARVDSGQIQIGALTAFLAYLMQILMAVMMATFMLMMVPRAAVCAERIQEVLDTDSSVVPSPDPVTEVSGRGELELRGAGFQYPGATAPVLHDISFRARPGRTTAIIGSTGAGKTTLLTLIPRLVDPTAGAVLVDDVDVRELAPDELWRRIGLVPQRPYLFSGTVASNLRYGNPAATDADLWTALEIAQARDFVAEMPGGLDAPIAQGGTNVSGGQRQRLAIARALVRKPEIYLFDDSFSALDLGTDARLRAALKPVTADAAVVIVAQRVSTIIDADQIIVLEDGGVVGMGRHEELLENCPTYAEIVASQQTAGVPA; translated from the coding sequence GTGCTGATCCGCCTGCTCCAGACGCACCTACGCCCGTACCGACGACCACTGGCCGCCGTGGTGGCGCTCCAGTTCGTCGGCACGATGGCCTCGCTCTATCTGCCCAGCCTGAACGCCGACATCATCGACCGGGGCGTCGCCCGCGGCGACACCGACCAGATCCTGCGTACCGGCGGGTGGATGCTGGTGGTCAGCCTGCTCCAGATCGCCTGCTCGATCGCCGCCGTCTACCTCGGCGCCCGCACCGCGATGGGCTTCGGGCGGGACGTCCGCGGTGCCATCTTCGGCCACGTCAACCGCTTCTCCGCCCGCGAGGTCGCCCGGTTCGGCGCGCCGTCGCTGATCACCCGCAACACCAACGACGTCCAGCAGGTGCAGATGCTGGTGCTGCTGAGCTGCACCATGCTGGTGGCCGCGCCGATCATGAGCATCGGCGGCGTGGTGATGGCGCTGCGCGAGGACGTCGGGCTCTCCTGGCTGATGCTGGTCTGCGTGCCGGTGCTGGCCGTCGCGCTGGGCCTGATCATCCGCCGGATGGTGCCCGGCTTCCGGCTCATGCAGACCCGGATCGACACCGTCAACCGGGTGCTGCGCGAGCAGATCACCGGCATCCGGGTGGTCCGGGCCTTCGTCCGCGAGCCGTACGAGACCGACCGCTTCGCGGTCGCCAACACCGAGCTGACCGCGACCGCGCTGCGCATCGGCCGGCTCCAGGCGCTGATCTTCCCGATCGTGATGCTGGTGCTCAACGTCTCCAGCGTCGCGGTGCTCTGGTTCGGCGCGGCCCGGGTCGACTCCGGTCAGATCCAGATCGGCGCGCTCACCGCGTTCCTGGCCTACCTGATGCAGATCCTGATGGCGGTCATGATGGCCACCTTCATGCTGATGATGGTGCCCCGCGCCGCGGTCTGCGCCGAACGCATCCAGGAGGTGCTGGACACCGACTCGTCGGTGGTGCCGTCGCCGGACCCGGTGACCGAGGTCTCCGGCCGCGGCGAGCTGGAGCTGCGCGGCGCCGGCTTCCAGTACCCGGGCGCCACCGCGCCGGTGCTGCACGACATCTCGTTCCGGGCCCGGCCGGGCCGGACCACGGCGATCATCGGGTCCACCGGCGCCGGCAAGACCACGCTGCTGACGCTGATCCCCCGGCTGGTCGACCCCACCGCCGGCGCGGTCCTGGTCGACGACGTGGACGTCCGCGAGCTGGCGCCGGACGAGCTGTGGCGCCGGATCGGGCTGGTGCCGCAGCGGCCGTACCTGTTCAGCGGCACGGTGGCGAGCAACCTGCGCTACGGCAACCCGGCGGCCACCGACGCCGACCTGTGGACGGCGCTGGAGATCGCCCAGGCGCGCGACTTCGTCGCCGAGATGCCGGGCGGGCTGGACGCGCCGATCGCGCAGGGCGGCACGAACGTCTCCGGCGGCCAACGGCAACGCCTGGCCATCGCCCGCGCGCTGGTACGCAAGCCGGAGATCTACCTCTTCGACGACTCCTTCTCCGCGCTCGACCTCGGCACGGACGCCCGCCTGCGGGCCGCCCTCAAGCCGGTCACCGCGGACGCGGCGGTGGTGATCGTGGCCCAGCGGGTCTCCACGATCATCGACGCCGACCAGATCATCGTGCTCGAGGACGGGGGTGTCGTCGGCATGGGACGACACGAGGAACTGCTGGAGAACTGTCCGACGTACGCCGAGATCGTGGCGTCCCAGCAGACCGCGGGGGTGCCGGCATGA
- a CDS encoding ABC transporter ATP-binding protein yields MTALPQQQGGEPKRLPPAGRRPGGPPHMSMGMPAEKAMRFGPSARRLLGRLRPHRLPLAGVLALALASVGLSVVGPKVLGHATDIIFNGVIGRQLPPGTSTEAAVAAARASGNGNFADMLARMDVVPGAGIDFPRLGRVLAFAVALYVLASVLMWAQGWVLNGVVQRTVLRLRADVEDKLNRLPLPYFDRQPRGELLSRVTNDIDNISQTLQQTLSQLLTSLLTVVGVLGMMFWISPLLASVALVAIPLSVIVTGQIAKRSQRKFIAQWTHTGELNAQIEEAYTGHELVKVFGRQKEVEAAFRTKNDELFDASFGAQFVSGIIMPAMFFIGNLSYVAIAVVGGLRVASGAMSLGDVQAFIQYSRQFTQPLTQVASMANLLQSGVASAERVFAVLDADEQTRDPAEPARIADPHGRVEFAHVSFRYDPEKPLIDDLSLVAEPGHTVAIVGPTGAGKTTLVNLVMRFYELDAGRITLDGVDISTMRRDDLRGRIGMVLQDTWLFGGTIRDNIAYGRPDATEEEILAAARATFVDRFVRSLPDGYDTVIDEEGSNVSAGEKQLITIARAFLAEPSLLILDEATSSVDTRTEVLLQRAMAALRSDRTSFVIAHRLSTIRDADLILMMERGRIVEQGTHDQLVAADGAYARLYRAQFTGAVVSDEVPAPAPAGPPVGMRPAGAPAGN; encoded by the coding sequence ATGACCGCCCTACCCCAGCAGCAGGGGGGCGAGCCGAAGCGGCTACCGCCGGCCGGGCGGCGGCCCGGTGGCCCGCCGCACATGAGCATGGGCATGCCGGCCGAGAAGGCGATGCGGTTCGGGCCGTCCGCCCGCCGGCTGCTGGGGCGGCTCCGGCCGCACCGGCTCCCGCTCGCCGGGGTGCTGGCGCTGGCGCTGGCCAGCGTCGGGCTCAGCGTGGTCGGGCCGAAGGTGCTCGGCCACGCCACCGACATCATCTTCAACGGGGTGATCGGCCGGCAACTGCCGCCCGGCACCAGCACCGAGGCGGCGGTGGCCGCGGCCCGGGCCTCCGGCAACGGCAACTTCGCCGACATGCTGGCCCGGATGGACGTGGTGCCCGGCGCCGGCATCGACTTCCCCCGGCTGGGTCGGGTGCTGGCGTTCGCGGTCGCGCTCTACGTGCTGGCGAGCGTGCTGATGTGGGCGCAGGGCTGGGTGCTCAACGGCGTGGTGCAGCGCACCGTGCTGCGCCTGCGCGCGGACGTGGAGGACAAGCTCAACCGGCTGCCGCTGCCGTACTTCGACAGGCAGCCGCGCGGCGAGCTGCTCAGTCGGGTCACGAACGACATCGACAACATCTCGCAGACGCTCCAGCAGACGCTGAGCCAGTTGCTCACCTCGCTGCTCACCGTCGTCGGCGTACTCGGAATGATGTTCTGGATCTCGCCGCTGCTGGCGTCGGTGGCCCTGGTCGCGATCCCGCTGTCGGTGATCGTCACCGGCCAGATCGCCAAGCGGTCGCAACGCAAGTTCATCGCGCAGTGGACCCACACCGGCGAGCTGAACGCGCAGATCGAGGAGGCCTACACCGGGCACGAGCTGGTCAAGGTGTTCGGCCGGCAGAAGGAGGTCGAGGCCGCCTTCCGCACCAAGAACGACGAGCTGTTCGACGCCAGCTTCGGCGCGCAGTTCGTCTCCGGGATCATCATGCCGGCGATGTTCTTCATCGGGAACCTCAGCTACGTCGCGATCGCGGTGGTCGGCGGCCTGCGGGTGGCGTCCGGCGCGATGAGCCTCGGCGACGTGCAGGCGTTCATCCAGTACTCGCGGCAGTTCACCCAGCCGCTCACCCAGGTCGCGTCGATGGCGAACCTGCTCCAGTCCGGGGTGGCCTCGGCCGAGCGGGTCTTCGCGGTGCTCGACGCCGACGAGCAGACCCGCGACCCGGCCGAGCCGGCCCGGATCGCCGACCCGCACGGCCGGGTCGAGTTCGCCCACGTCTCGTTCCGCTACGACCCGGAGAAGCCGCTGATCGACGACCTCTCCCTGGTCGCCGAGCCGGGCCACACGGTGGCCATCGTCGGGCCCACCGGGGCCGGCAAGACCACGCTGGTCAATCTGGTGATGCGCTTCTACGAGCTGGACGCCGGGCGGATCACGCTGGACGGGGTGGACATCAGCACCATGCGCCGGGACGACCTGCGTGGCCGGATCGGGATGGTGCTCCAGGACACCTGGCTCTTCGGCGGCACCATCCGGGACAACATCGCCTACGGGCGGCCGGACGCCACCGAGGAGGAGATCCTGGCCGCCGCCCGGGCCACGTTCGTGGACCGGTTCGTGCGCAGCCTGCCGGACGGCTACGACACCGTGATCGACGAGGAGGGCAGCAACGTCAGCGCGGGCGAGAAGCAGCTCATCACGATCGCGCGGGCGTTCCTGGCCGAGCCGTCGCTGCTGATCCTGGACGAGGCGACCAGCTCGGTGGACACCCGTACCGAGGTGCTGCTCCAACGCGCCATGGCGGCGCTGCGCTCCGACCGGACCAGCTTCGTCATCGCGCACCGGCTGTCCACCATCCGCGACGCCGACCTGATCCTGATGATGGAGCGGGGCCGGATCGTCGAGCAGGGCACCCACGACCAGCTCGTGGCCGCCGACGGCGCGTACGCCCGGCTCTACCGGGCGCAGTTCACCGGCGCGGTCGTCTCCGACGAGGTGCCGGCGCCGGCGCCCGCCGGCCCGCCGGTCGGGATGCGTCCCGCCGGCGCGCCGGCCGGGAACTGA
- the thrS gene encoding threonine--tRNA ligase, with protein sequence MIDHRRLGRDLELFVSDPLAGAGLPIWLPAGAAARHAVEEYVRELERRAGYRHVYSPPLGKRELFERSGHLDFFADDMFPPMRLSADDEFVLRPALCPHHALVFRARGRSYRELPLRVAELGGMYRAERSGVLGGLSRVRAISLNDAHNFCALEQVGDEVREILRLIGEAHAALGVRPAGFRLSLRGPGQRYVGDDAGWARAEELLRAALDGVDAVEVPGEAAFYGPKIDIQIMDAAGRESTISTVQLDFDKPERFDLSYTDSDGRRKRPVMVHRSLVGSMERLFAYLIEVHQGAFPAWYAPVQLLLLPVDDAQAGAARRLGREAEAAGLRVEVDAGGSLGARIRDASRRRVPYVGVVGAREAADGAVSLRLRDGRGLDPMAGADALTLIGAVVASRSAGLLPPA encoded by the coding sequence ATGATCGACCACCGTAGGCTCGGCCGGGACCTGGAGCTGTTCGTCTCCGATCCGCTCGCGGGCGCCGGCCTGCCGATCTGGCTGCCGGCCGGCGCCGCCGCCCGGCACGCCGTCGAGGAGTACGTGCGGGAGCTGGAGCGCCGGGCCGGATACCGGCACGTCTACTCGCCGCCGCTGGGCAAACGGGAGTTGTTCGAGCGGTCCGGGCACCTGGACTTCTTCGCCGACGACATGTTCCCGCCGATGCGCCTGAGCGCCGACGACGAGTTCGTGCTGCGCCCGGCGCTCTGCCCGCACCACGCGCTGGTGTTCCGCGCCCGCGGCCGGTCCTACCGGGAGCTGCCGCTGCGGGTCGCCGAGCTGGGCGGAATGTATCGGGCAGAGCGTTCCGGCGTGCTCGGCGGGCTGTCCCGGGTGCGGGCCATCTCGCTGAACGACGCGCACAACTTCTGCGCGCTGGAGCAGGTCGGCGACGAGGTCCGGGAGATCCTGCGGCTGATCGGCGAGGCGCACGCCGCGCTCGGCGTCCGGCCGGCCGGGTTCCGCCTGTCGCTGCGCGGGCCGGGGCAGCGGTACGTCGGCGACGACGCCGGCTGGGCGCGGGCCGAGGAGCTGCTGCGCGCCGCGCTCGACGGGGTGGACGCCGTCGAGGTGCCCGGCGAGGCCGCGTTCTACGGGCCGAAGATCGACATCCAGATCATGGACGCGGCCGGCCGGGAGTCGACCATCTCCACCGTGCAACTCGACTTCGACAAGCCGGAGCGGTTCGACCTGTCGTACACCGACTCGGACGGGCGCCGGAAACGGCCGGTGATGGTGCACCGCAGCCTCGTCGGCAGCATGGAGCGGCTGTTCGCGTACCTGATCGAGGTGCACCAGGGCGCGTTCCCGGCCTGGTACGCCCCGGTGCAGTTGCTCCTGCTCCCGGTCGACGACGCGCAGGCCGGGGCGGCCCGTCGGCTGGGCCGGGAGGCGGAGGCGGCCGGCCTGCGCGTCGAGGTCGACGCCGGCGGCTCGCTCGGTGCGCGCATCCGGGACGCGTCCCGCCGGCGCGTCCCGTACGTCGGGGTGGTCGGCGCCCGGGAGGCCGCCGACGGTGCGGTGTCGCTGCGCCTGCGCGACGGGCGCGGGCTGGACCCGATGGCCGGCGCGGACGCGCTGACCCTCATCGGTGCCGTGGTCGCGAGCCGGTCGGCCGGCCTGCTCCCGCCGGCCTGA
- a CDS encoding excalibur calcium-binding domain-containing protein codes for MVSTLLRGVFALTLAIGGGTAVAVAPAEAAAKTYKNCTELNKTYKHGVGKKGAKDKVRGTTKPVTNFTVSNTVYAKNTHLDRDKDSVACEKR; via the coding sequence ATGGTTTCCACCCTGCTCCGGGGTGTGTTCGCTCTGACCCTGGCGATCGGCGGCGGCACGGCCGTCGCGGTCGCCCCGGCGGAGGCGGCGGCCAAGACATACAAGAACTGCACCGAGCTGAACAAGACCTACAAGCACGGCGTCGGCAAGAAGGGCGCGAAGGACAAGGTGCGCGGCACCACCAAGCCGGTCACCAACTTCACCGTGTCCAACACCGTCTACGCGAAGAACACCCACCTCGACCGGGACAAGGACAGCGTCGCCTGCGAGAAGCGCTGA
- a CDS encoding DedA family protein, whose protein sequence is MADLIAGVASPMWAYALLLTLLVADAFVPVVPTQIVMITTGALTVYGGLSLPLTIAVGAAGVFVGDLACYLLGRTTPTRRVTRDATPGRARRAVTRATRRLREPGPLVILLCRFVPGGRMAACFSAGRSRYPYRLFLGYEAVAAVGWAGYGTLVGHLGGRALTQSGWRLLLIGGLAALGFAAAGWVMTWLSTRQPQPAGATPRARDHSGGEPIMNDGTNWRDVGTQARRLDPTWNDPERVARRRQLRKQMLAAVDGARPDRAGEEPDPPARAEASID, encoded by the coding sequence ATGGCTGACCTCATCGCCGGCGTCGCGTCGCCCATGTGGGCGTACGCGCTGCTGTTGACGCTGCTGGTCGCCGACGCCTTCGTTCCGGTGGTGCCGACCCAGATCGTCATGATCACCACCGGCGCGCTGACCGTCTACGGCGGGCTCAGCCTGCCGCTCACCATCGCGGTCGGCGCGGCCGGCGTCTTCGTCGGCGACCTGGCCTGCTACCTGCTCGGCCGCACCACGCCGACCCGACGGGTGACCCGGGACGCGACGCCGGGGCGGGCCCGTCGGGCCGTCACCCGGGCCACCCGCCGGCTGCGCGAGCCCGGACCGCTGGTGATCCTGCTCTGCCGGTTCGTGCCCGGCGGCCGGATGGCGGCCTGTTTCTCGGCCGGCCGCAGCCGCTACCCGTACCGCCTCTTCCTGGGCTACGAGGCGGTGGCGGCCGTCGGCTGGGCCGGCTACGGCACGCTCGTCGGTCACCTGGGCGGTCGGGCGCTCACCCAGTCGGGCTGGCGGCTGCTGCTGATCGGCGGCCTGGCCGCGCTCGGGTTCGCGGCGGCCGGCTGGGTGATGACCTGGCTCAGCACCCGGCAGCCCCAGCCGGCCGGAGCGACACCACGAGCACGTGACCACAGCGGAGGAGAACCGATCATGAATGACGGGACGAACTGGCGCGACGTCGGGACGCAGGCCCGGCGACTCGATCCCACCTGGAACGACCCCGAGCGGGTGGCCCGGCGCCGGCAGCTCAGGAAGCAGATGCTGGCCGCGGTCGACGGTGCCCGGCCCGACCGGGCCGGCGAGGAGCCGGACCCGCCGGCCCGGGCCGAGGCTTCGATCGACTAG
- a CDS encoding helix-turn-helix domain-containing protein, which yields MTDWANWRDVKAKAREVDPSWDDADRVARRSRLREQLLASVSGAQLAEIRKQLGMTQAQLAEAAGLTGST from the coding sequence ATGACCGATTGGGCGAACTGGCGCGACGTCAAGGCGAAGGCTCGGGAGGTCGACCCCTCCTGGGACGACGCCGACCGGGTGGCCCGCCGCAGCCGGCTCAGGGAGCAGTTGCTGGCCTCGGTCAGCGGCGCACAGTTGGCGGAGATCCGTAAGCAGTTGGGCATGACACAGGCCCAGTTGGCGGAAGCAGCGGGCCTTACCGGCTCGACCTGA
- a CDS encoding PhzF family phenazine biosynthesis protein produces the protein MDTPRSVTPDAGRNRNTHPYAVVDVFADRPLTGNPLAVVTDANDLTDAQMAAIAVEFNLSETTFVSRPTLPGADHSLRSFTPGGDEVGGAGHNALGAWWWLVTIGAARAPGAVQQLGGRALPVHIDTDDGVLTIGLDQGPVELAEAPVTAQTLGEALTGSDPLRLDPTLSPVTGSVGSTHLLVALASPRDVDAVDPHGPALARVLADLGAEGCYVYSQSSDAGAGHDAYCRFFNPTVGIDEDPATGTAAGPLAAHLHRRGLVGDRVRFLQGSAMGRPSVLTIDVAPEGTRLTGRCALAATGELHL, from the coding sequence GTGGACACTCCTCGATCAGTGACGCCGGACGCGGGCCGGAACCGGAACACCCACCCGTACGCCGTGGTCGACGTCTTCGCGGACCGTCCGCTCACCGGCAACCCGCTCGCGGTCGTCACCGACGCCAACGATCTCACCGACGCGCAGATGGCCGCCATCGCCGTCGAGTTCAACCTTTCCGAGACCACGTTCGTCTCTCGCCCCACCCTGCCGGGGGCCGACCACTCGCTGCGGTCCTTCACGCCCGGCGGCGATGAGGTGGGCGGGGCCGGCCACAACGCGCTCGGCGCCTGGTGGTGGCTCGTCACGATCGGTGCCGCGCGTGCACCGGGAGCCGTCCAGCAGCTCGGCGGCCGGGCGCTGCCGGTGCACATCGACACCGACGACGGGGTGCTCACCATCGGTCTCGACCAGGGGCCGGTCGAGCTGGCCGAGGCACCGGTGACGGCGCAGACGCTGGGCGAGGCGCTCACCGGGAGCGACCCGCTACGCCTGGACCCGACGCTTTCCCCGGTCACCGGGTCCGTCGGCAGCACCCATCTGCTCGTCGCCCTGGCCTCTCCCCGGGACGTCGACGCCGTTGACCCTCACGGGCCGGCCCTGGCCCGGGTCCTGGCGGACCTCGGGGCCGAGGGCTGCTACGTATACAGCCAGTCCAGCGACGCAGGTGCCGGGCACGACGCCTACTGCCGGTTCTTCAACCCGACCGTCGGGATAGACGAGGATCCAGCCACCGGCACCGCGGCCGGTCCGCTCGCCGCCCACCTGCACCGCCGTGGGCTCGTCGGCGACCGGGTGCGGTTCCTTCAGGGCAGCGCGATGGGCCGCCCGTCGGTCCTGACCATCGACGTCGCGCCCGAGGGGACCAGGCTCACCGGTCGCTGCGCCCTGGCCGCGACCGGCGAACTTCACCTCTAG
- a CDS encoding DUF397 domain-containing protein yields MTGAQWRKSTKSGNNGGSCVEVADNLPGVVLVRDTKDRDGGTLAFGPASWQGFVNLAKEIGVA; encoded by the coding sequence ATGACCGGTGCGCAGTGGCGCAAGAGCACGAAGAGCGGCAACAACGGTGGCTCGTGTGTCGAGGTCGCCGACAACCTCCCGGGCGTGGTCCTGGTCCGGGACACCAAGGACCGTGACGGCGGAACCCTGGCCTTCGGGCCGGCATCCTGGCAGGGCTTCGTCAACCTTGCCAAGGAGATCGGCGTGGCCTGA
- a CDS encoding DUF5753 domain-containing protein, which translates to MNHVLQAAMVEAGETAESLAAQTGVDPKTAARWISPGRVPQPRRRAQVAMLLGRDVEDLWPDVLKRREPQWLREWVDWEREAVALRWFEHCWIPGLLQTEAYARATLAGEALTPAEVDELVASRIERQAILRRERPPLFVAVVFGGVLYQSAYGDRELMREQVEHLARCAALPTVQVHIVPRDIGMYPGLGGGFILAELPSGEHVAHVDSQGPAQIVNQAADVATLSRRWERIRGEALSRNQSLDLIREAAGSWT; encoded by the coding sequence ATGAACCATGTACTTCAGGCGGCGATGGTTGAGGCTGGCGAGACAGCCGAGAGTCTTGCAGCTCAGACCGGCGTAGACCCGAAGACGGCAGCCCGTTGGATCTCCCCGGGACGTGTGCCGCAACCACGTCGACGCGCGCAGGTGGCCATGCTCCTTGGCCGGGACGTTGAGGATCTATGGCCCGATGTCCTGAAGCGTCGTGAGCCGCAGTGGCTACGCGAGTGGGTCGACTGGGAGCGGGAGGCCGTAGCGCTCCGCTGGTTCGAGCACTGCTGGATACCTGGCCTGCTTCAGACCGAGGCGTACGCACGGGCGACGCTTGCCGGTGAGGCGCTGACTCCAGCGGAGGTAGACGAGTTGGTCGCCTCCCGCATCGAGCGACAAGCCATCCTGCGTCGGGAGCGCCCACCTTTGTTCGTCGCCGTGGTCTTCGGTGGCGTGCTCTACCAGTCCGCGTATGGAGACCGCGAGCTGATGCGGGAACAGGTCGAGCACCTTGCCCGCTGCGCGGCCCTCCCCACGGTGCAGGTGCACATCGTTCCCAGGGACATAGGCATGTATCCGGGGCTAGGCGGAGGCTTCATCCTCGCCGAGCTGCCCAGCGGTGAGCATGTCGCGCATGTCGACAGCCAGGGGCCGGCGCAGATCGTAAATCAGGCTGCAGACGTTGCTACCCTCAGTCGTAGGTGGGAGCGCATCAGGGGTGAAGCCCTCTCCCGCAACCAGTCCCTAGACCTGATCAGAGAAGCGGCAGGATCATGGACATGA
- a CDS encoding zinc finger domain-containing protein: MAKRIDRNSLSEAFPHPNVIVKRVSEPCPTCGVSAGERCVGKSGPMRGFHTARIQMTGSPIPLIAQWWWP, translated from the coding sequence ATGGCCAAGAGGATTGACCGCAATAGTCTGTCGGAGGCTTTCCCACACCCCAACGTGATCGTGAAGAGGGTCAGCGAGCCCTGCCCGACGTGCGGCGTGTCTGCCGGAGAACGGTGCGTCGGTAAGTCCGGCCCGATGAGGGGCTTTCATACCGCTCGGATACAGATGACAGGATCGCCGATTCCTTTGATCGCGCAGTGGTGGTGGCCGTAG